In Silene latifolia isolate original U9 population chromosome X, ASM4854445v1, whole genome shotgun sequence, the following proteins share a genomic window:
- the LOC141617247 gene encoding uncharacterized protein LOC141617247 — MNNFLNSNNVGLYGLLETKIKPNKVNKSVANVFSDWSVTTNTAYHPRGRIWVVWKPHLFDICFLDYDAQYIHMKVYDKHTNGIFFFTVIYAFNGISDRESLWNNLRKIKPSSSIPWLLGGDFNCVLQGEERLGGTFNMAEADPFQKCIDDCEVMDIHTSGSFYTWNNKQPPETRVYNRLDRVFVNQGWTVQYPDLFANFLPEGLFDHSPCVIGRTDRGQHRNRPFKYFNMWSLSPEFLSCVSSVWNQSMEGTKMYRITQTLKMLKYELKKINRTCYSDIENQALLAETKLFHAQQELSKHPRDKHIMAQEYEAHQAFRHLQLAKTEFLKQKAKAYWMNEGDTNSSYFHGAFLEYYQGLLGSSAPTLNVKQSIVQKGNICTEEQRQVLLSPVTHDEIKDIIFNIPNEKAPGPDGYSSKFFKDSWEIVGGEISNAILDFFDSGSLLKQVNTTLITLIPKVERPETVLQYRPIACCNIIYKCISKILCKRLSFILPDLISQNQGGFIQGRSIMENILICQDLIRLYERQASSPRCLFKMDLQKAYNSVEWGFLEQMLKALQFPTQFIGWVMQCVTTASYSLSLNGNMFGFFKG, encoded by the exons atgaataattttttaaattCCAATAATGTAGGACTATATGGTTTGTTAGAAACTAAGATTAAACCAAATAAAGTGAATAAATCAGTTGCTAATGTTTTTAGTGACTGGAGTGTTACAACCAACACAGCTTATCATCCACGAGGTAGAATTTGGGTGGTCTGGAAACCACATCTTTTTGACATCTGCTTTTTAGATTATGATGCTCAGTATATCCACATGAAGGTGTATGACAAACACACTAATGGGATATTTTTCTTTACTGTGATCTATGCTTTCAATGGAATAAGTGATAGAGAAAGTTTGTGGAATAATCTCAGGAAAATTAAGCCTTCTAGCTCTATACCATGGCTTCTTGGGGGAGATTTTAATTGTGTTTTGCAAGGTGAGGAAAGGTTGGGTGGTACTTTTAATATGGCAGAAGCTGATCCTTTCCAGAAGTGTATTGATGATTGTGAAGTTATGGACATCCACACTTCAGGCTCTTTTTATACTTGGAATAATAAACAACCGCCAGAAACAAGGGTCTACAACAGATTGGATAGAGTTTTTGTGAATCAAGGATGGACTGTACAATATCCAGATCTCTTTGCCAACTTTTTGCCAGAGGGTCTATTTGATCATTCTCCTTGTGTGATAGGTAGAACAGATAGAGGACAACACAGAAATAGGCCtttcaaatattttaatatgtggagttTATCTCCTGAATTCCTTTCTTGTGTGTCCAGTGTTTGGAATCAGTCTATGGAGGGTACAAAAATGTATAGAATCACTCAAACACTCAAAATGCTCAAGTATGAATTAAAAAAGATCAACAGAACGTGTTATTCTGACATTGAGAATCAGGCTTTGTTGGCTGAAACAAAGCTATTTCATGCTCAACAGGAACTTAGCAAACATCCAAGAGATAAACATATCATGGCTCAAGAATATGAAGCTCATCAGGCATTCAGGCATCTTCAGCTAGCAAAAACAGAATTCCTTAAACAGAAGGCAAAGGCTTATTGGATGAATGAAGGGGACACAAATTCTTCTTATTTTCACGGG GCTTTCTTAGAGTATTATCAAGGTTTACTTGGATCCAGTGCTCCTACTCTTAATGTGAAGCAGTCCATTGTCCAGAAGGGTAATATATGCACAGAGGAACAAAGGCAGGTTTTACTATCTCCAGTGACACATGATGAGATTAAAGATATCATTTTCAATATCCCTAATGAGAAAGCCCCTGGGCCAGATGGTTATTCCAGTAAATTCTTCAAAGACtcttgggagattgttggagggGAGATATCTAATGCAATTCTGGATTTTTTTGACTCAGGCTCCCTTCTTAAGCAGGTGAATACTACTCTTATTACTTTAATTCCCAAAGTGGAGAGGCCTGAGACTGTGTTACAATATAGACCCATAGCTTGCTGTAATATTATTTACAAATGCATATCTAAAATCTTATGCAAAAGACTGTCTTTCATTTTGCCTGACCTGATCTCACAAAACCAAGGAGGGTTCATTCAAGGAAGGAGCATTATGGAAAATATTCTCATATGTCAAGACCTGATTAGATTATATGAGAGACAAGCTAGCTCACCCAGATGCCTTTTTAAAATGGACTTACAGAAAGCTTATAATAGTGTGGAGTGGGGATTTCTGGAACAAATGCTCAAGGCTTTGcagtttcctactcagtttattgGATGGGTTATGCAATGTGTCACAACAGCCAGCTATTCTCTAAGTCTAAATGGAAATATGTTTGGTTTTTTTAAAGGATAA